In Sphingomonas crocodyli, a genomic segment contains:
- a CDS encoding thiolase family protein — MPVETHAEKRVVISGAGQSEVGRPSTKTALQLTIDACSQAIREAGLKPSDIDGLTTYPGPMPEPKGFSPVGPTELMFSMGLNPSWVAASTDGHAHMGAIFSAIQAITSGMCKHVLIFRTVSQATVQVQAKTSAAQSNLMGRGSTRISGGMAWNVPFNAVSATPMYALYAQAYFSKYGATSEQLGAIAVNARGMAALNPNATLRKPLTIEDYMASRFIATPLRLFDCDIPVDGSTALVLSHVDTIADLAQPPIRIESIGMSIGGFGIGLHQGDFTTMASNKAGDMLWSRTDLKPADVDVAQIYDGFSILTLMWMESLRLCGRGEAAAFVEGGTRIGLGGELPLNTSGGQLSQGRLHGYGHTYEACVQLWGRAGDRQVKDARVCAVANGGFGYGALLLRRD, encoded by the coding sequence ATGCCGGTTGAGACCCACGCCGAAAAGCGCGTCGTCATCTCGGGTGCCGGCCAGTCCGAAGTCGGGCGCCCTTCGACCAAGACGGCGCTGCAGCTGACGATCGACGCCTGTTCGCAGGCGATCCGCGAGGCGGGGCTCAAGCCGTCCGACATTGACGGCCTCACCACCTATCCCGGCCCGATGCCCGAACCGAAGGGCTTCTCCCCCGTCGGCCCCACCGAACTGATGTTCTCGATGGGCCTCAATCCGTCGTGGGTCGCGGCCTCCACCGACGGGCACGCGCATATGGGCGCGATCTTCAGCGCGATTCAGGCGATCACATCGGGCATGTGCAAGCACGTCCTGATCTTCCGCACGGTTTCGCAGGCGACGGTGCAGGTGCAGGCCAAGACATCCGCCGCGCAATCGAACCTGATGGGCCGCGGCAGCACGCGCATATCGGGCGGCATGGCGTGGAACGTCCCGTTCAACGCGGTCTCGGCGACGCCGATGTACGCGCTCTATGCGCAGGCCTATTTCAGTAAATATGGCGCGACCTCCGAACAGCTTGGCGCCATTGCGGTCAACGCGCGCGGCATGGCGGCGCTCAATCCCAATGCGACGCTGCGCAAGCCGCTGACGATCGAGGATTATATGGCATCGCGCTTCATCGCGACGCCGCTGCGGCTGTTCGACTGCGACATCCCCGTCGACGGATCGACCGCGCTGGTGCTGAGCCATGTCGATACGATCGCCGACCTCGCCCAGCCGCCTATCCGGATCGAATCGATCGGCATGTCGATCGGTGGCTTCGGGATCGGCCTGCACCAGGGCGATTTCACCACGATGGCGTCCAACAAGGCGGGCGACATGCTGTGGTCACGCACCGATCTGAAGCCCGCCGACGTCGATGTTGCGCAGATCTATGACGGCTTTTCGATCCTGACCCTGATGTGGATGGAAAGCCTGCGCCTGTGCGGCCGTGGCGAGGCCGCCGCCTTCGTGGAAGGCGGGACGCGGATCGGCCTTGGCGGCGAACTTCCACTCAACACCAGCGGCGGGCAACTCTCGCAGGGTCGCCTGCATGGCTACGGCCATACCTATGAGGCGTGCGTGCAATTGTGGGGCCGCGCGGGCGATCGGCAGGTGAAGGATGCCAGGGTCTGCGCGGTCGCCAATGGCGGCTTCGGCTATGGCGCGCTGCTGCTCCGACGCGATTAA
- a CDS encoding bifunctional aconitate hydratase 2/2-methylisocitrate dehydratase gives MSAYLDYLAEIESRKAQGLAPKPIDDGGLVYEIIAIVKDAGNEHRAGALNFLIYNTLPGTTSAAAVKAAFLKQVILGEITVPEISPAFALELLSHMKGGPSIEVLLDIALGDAPALAEQAGEVLKTQVFLYDADMHRLSEAHAAGNAVATGVLESYAKAEFFTKLPDVEDEIKVVTFIAGEGDISTDLLSPGNQAHSRSDRELHGQCMITPEAQQQIVALKAQHPDKRVMMIAEKGTMGVGSSRMSGVNNVALWTGKQQSPYVPFVNYAPVVAGTNGISPIFGTTVDVTGGIGINLKNWVKQTGPDGKPIMNNDGNPVLEEKFSVETGTVLKIDVKNKKLTDENGVELVDVASAFTPQKMEFMKAGSSYAIVFGKKLQTFAARTLGIEPTPVYAPNKEITVEGVGLTAVEKIFNRNAVGVTPGKVLHAGSDVRVKVNIVGSQDTTGLMTAQELEAMAATVISPLVDGAYQSGCHTASVWDKKAQANIPKLMSFMNNFGLITARDPKGVYHSMTDVIHKVLNDITVDDWAIIIGGDSHTRMSKGVAFGADSGTVALALATGEATMPIPQSVKVTFKGTMQSHMDFRDVVHATQAQMLQQCGGENVFQGRIIEVHIGTLLADQAFTFTDWTAEMKAKASICISDDETLIGSLEIAKARIQIMIDKGMDNAAGTLKGLIAKADTRIAEIRMGEKSALAPDADAKYFAEIVVDLDQIDEPMIADPDVNNADVSKRYTHDTIRPVSYYGGTKKVDLGFIGSCMVHKGDMKILAQMLKNVEKTEGKVEFKAPLVVAPPTYNIIDELKAEGDWDVLQKYSGFTFDDENPKTVTRTEYQNILYLERPGCNLCMGNQEKAAKGDTVLATSTRLFQGRVVEDTAEKKGESLLASTPVVVLSTILGRTPSAEEYKNAVAGIDLTKFAPPKAA, from the coding sequence ATGAGCGCATATCTCGATTATCTGGCCGAAATCGAAAGCCGAAAGGCTCAGGGTCTTGCGCCCAAGCCGATCGATGATGGCGGCCTCGTCTATGAAATCATCGCCATCGTGAAGGATGCGGGGAACGAGCATCGCGCCGGCGCGCTCAACTTCCTGATCTACAACACGCTTCCCGGCACCACGAGCGCCGCGGCCGTTAAGGCGGCCTTCCTGAAGCAGGTGATCCTGGGCGAAATCACCGTTCCCGAAATCTCGCCGGCCTTCGCGCTGGAACTGCTGTCGCACATGAAGGGCGGCCCTTCGATCGAAGTGCTGCTCGATATCGCGCTGGGCGATGCGCCCGCACTCGCCGAACAAGCCGGCGAAGTCCTCAAGACCCAGGTCTTCCTCTACGATGCCGACATGCATCGCCTGAGCGAAGCGCATGCGGCGGGCAACGCCGTCGCGACCGGCGTTCTGGAAAGCTATGCGAAGGCCGAGTTCTTCACCAAGCTTCCCGACGTCGAGGATGAGATCAAGGTCGTCACCTTCATCGCCGGCGAAGGCGATATCTCGACCGACCTTCTGTCGCCGGGCAACCAGGCGCATTCGCGTTCGGACCGCGAACTGCACGGCCAGTGCATGATCACGCCCGAAGCGCAGCAGCAGATCGTCGCATTGAAGGCGCAGCACCCCGACAAGCGCGTGATGATGATCGCCGAAAAGGGCACGATGGGCGTTGGTTCGTCGCGCATGTCGGGCGTCAACAACGTCGCGTTGTGGACCGGCAAGCAGCAGAGCCCCTACGTTCCCTTCGTCAATTATGCGCCCGTGGTTGCCGGCACCAACGGCATCTCGCCGATCTTCGGCACCACCGTCGACGTGACCGGCGGCATCGGCATCAACCTGAAGAACTGGGTCAAGCAGACCGGTCCGGACGGCAAGCCGATCATGAACAATGACGGCAATCCGGTGCTCGAGGAGAAATTCTCGGTCGAAACCGGCACCGTCCTGAAGATCGACGTCAAGAACAAGAAGCTGACCGACGAGAATGGCGTCGAGCTGGTCGACGTCGCATCGGCCTTCACGCCGCAGAAGATGGAGTTCATGAAGGCGGGCAGCAGCTACGCCATCGTGTTCGGCAAGAAGCTCCAGACCTTCGCGGCGCGCACCCTCGGCATCGAGCCGACCCCGGTCTATGCGCCAAACAAGGAAATCACCGTCGAGGGCGTCGGCCTGACCGCGGTCGAAAAGATCTTCAACCGCAACGCCGTCGGCGTCACGCCGGGCAAGGTGCTGCACGCGGGTTCGGACGTGCGCGTGAAGGTCAACATCGTCGGGTCGCAGGACACGACCGGCCTGATGACCGCGCAGGAACTGGAAGCGATGGCGGCCACCGTCATCTCGCCGCTGGTCGATGGTGCCTATCAGTCGGGCTGCCACACCGCGTCGGTTTGGGACAAGAAGGCGCAGGCCAACATCCCGAAGCTCATGTCCTTCATGAACAATTTCGGCCTGATCACCGCGCGTGACCCGAAGGGCGTCTATCATTCGATGACGGACGTGATCCACAAGGTGCTGAACGACATCACCGTGGACGACTGGGCGATCATCATCGGCGGCGACAGCCACACCCGCATGTCGAAGGGCGTCGCCTTCGGCGCGGATTCGGGCACCGTCGCGCTGGCGCTCGCCACCGGCGAAGCGACCATGCCGATCCCGCAATCGGTGAAGGTCACCTTCAAGGGCACGATGCAGTCGCACATGGACTTCCGCGACGTGGTTCACGCCACCCAGGCGCAGATGCTCCAGCAGTGCGGCGGCGAAAACGTGTTCCAGGGCCGGATCATCGAAGTCCATATCGGCACGCTGCTGGCCGATCAGGCATTCACCTTCACCGACTGGACGGCGGAGATGAAGGCCAAGGCATCGATCTGCATTTCGGACGACGAGACGCTGATCGGATCGCTGGAAATCGCCAAGGCGCGCATCCAGATCATGATCGACAAGGGCATGGACAATGCGGCCGGCACGCTGAAGGGCCTGATCGCCAAGGCCGATACCCGGATCGCCGAGATCCGCATGGGCGAAAAGTCCGCGCTCGCGCCCGATGCCGACGCGAAATATTTCGCCGAGATCGTCGTCGACCTTGACCAGATCGACGAGCCGATGATCGCCGATCCGGACGTCAACAATGCCGACGTTTCGAAGCGCTATACCCACGACACGATCCGCCCGGTTTCCTACTACGGCGGCACGAAGAAGGTCGATCTGGGCTTCATCGGATCGTGCATGGTGCACAAGGGCGACATGAAGATCCTCGCCCAGATGCTCAAGAATGTCGAAAAGACCGAGGGCAAGGTCGAGTTCAAGGCGCCGCTGGTCGTCGCCCCGCCGACCTACAACATCATCGATGAGCTGAAGGCCGAAGGCGACTGGGACGTCCTGCAGAAATATTCGGGCTTCACCTTTGACGACGAGAACCCGAAGACGGTCACGCGCACCGAATATCAGAACATCCTCTATCTCGAGCGTCCGGGCTGCAACCTGTGCATGGGCAATCAGGAAAAGGCCGCGAAGGGCGATACCGTCCTCGCCACCTCGACCCGCCTGTTCCAGGGCCGCGTCGTGGAGGATACGGCCGAGAAGAAGGGTGAATCGCTGCTCGCCTCGACCCCGGTCGTGGTGCTGTCGACCATCCTTGGCCGCACCCCAAGCGCCGAGGAATATAAGAATGCAGTCGCAGGCATCGACCTGACCAAGTTCGCCCCGCCCAAGGCGGCCTGA
- a CDS encoding TadE/TadG family type IV pilus assembly protein: MIRRISGDLRGAAAIEFALVVPFLLLLIMGLCELAYQGYIQSILTGAVEKAGRDSTIQGADIDTIDDQVLTQVQQAAPRAVFSTGFPSRKSYTTFGNIQPEPFTDLNGDGVRQIGECYTDINNNKAWDADPGSTGAGGASDSVVYTVTISYPRLFPLAAWMGWTGPQVLTATTTLKNQPYGTQVITAPTTVCT, encoded by the coding sequence ATGATCCGGCGCATCTCCGGCGATCTGCGCGGTGCGGCGGCGATCGAGTTCGCGCTCGTCGTCCCGTTCCTGCTGCTGCTGATCATGGGCCTGTGCGAACTGGCCTATCAGGGCTACATCCAGTCGATCCTGACGGGCGCGGTCGAAAAGGCGGGTCGCGACAGCACGATCCAGGGTGCGGACATCGACACGATCGACGATCAGGTGCTGACGCAGGTTCAGCAGGCGGCGCCGCGTGCCGTGTTCTCCACCGGCTTTCCCTCGCGCAAAAGCTATACGACCTTCGGCAATATCCAGCCCGAGCCCTTCACCGACCTGAACGGCGACGGCGTTCGTCAGATCGGCGAATGCTATACCGACATCAACAACAACAAGGCGTGGGATGCCGATCCCGGTTCGACCGGCGCGGGCGGCGCCAGCGACAGCGTCGTCTATACCGTGACGATCAGCTATCCGCGCCTGTTCCCGCTTGCGGCGTGGATGGGCTGGACGGGGCCGCAGGTGCTGACCGCGACGACCACGCTCAAGAACCAGCCTTATGGAACGCAGGTGATCACCGCGCCGACGACGGTGTGCACATGA
- a CDS encoding TadE/TadG family type IV pilus assembly protein: protein MRRALTRIARRLHDDRRGISTIEFALSVPLLLVAGGYGIEMTNYAIANVRVSQAALDLADHASRVGAATSLSITQLREVDINDVLQGARIQGDAINLTTYGRVTLSSLEYVKQSYDSAAVQRIHWQRCVGKISGTGYDSSYGTTSASAGTDATAGTAGTLAPTGIGDPGFQVSAPQGAGLMFVEVNYNYQRLFGGLFMKPQKIHHVASLIVRDRRDYSQIFNPSPTATRATCNVYTA from the coding sequence ATGAGACGCGCACTCACCCGTATCGCGCGACGGCTGCACGACGATCGGCGGGGCATCTCGACGATCGAGTTCGCCTTGTCGGTGCCTCTGCTGCTCGTCGCGGGCGGCTATGGCATCGAGATGACGAACTACGCCATCGCCAATGTCCGCGTCAGCCAGGCGGCGCTCGATCTGGCCGATCACGCCTCGCGCGTGGGCGCGGCGACGTCGCTGTCGATCACCCAGTTGCGCGAAGTCGACATCAACGACGTGCTGCAGGGCGCGCGGATTCAGGGCGATGCGATCAACCTGACGACCTATGGCCGCGTGACGCTCTCCAGCCTCGAATATGTCAAGCAGAGCTATGACAGCGCGGCGGTGCAGCGCATCCACTGGCAACGCTGCGTCGGCAAGATCAGCGGCACGGGCTATGACTCGAGCTACGGCACGACGTCGGCCTCGGCGGGGACCGATGCGACCGCGGGGACCGCGGGCACGCTGGCGCCCACCGGCATCGGCGATCCGGGCTTTCAGGTGAGCGCGCCGCAGGGTGCGGGCCTGATGTTCGTCGAGGTGAACTACAATTATCAGAGGCTGTTCGGCGGCCTCTTCATGAAGCCCCAGAAGATCCACCACGTCGCCTCGCTGATCGTTCGCGACCGGCGTGATTATTCGCAGATCTTCAACCCGTCGCCCACTGCCACGCGCGCGACGTGCAACGTGTACACGGCCTAA
- a CDS encoding Tad domain-containing protein: MISAMTMVPLMAFSGCAVDTARMYFVKMRLQQACDAGVLAGRRFMTDTSMANTTLDSTAQAQANAFFANNFRTGWFGAKSVGFTPTKTSEAQVAGTAVAIVPMTIMSMFGVPAQQINVACEARYDVADTDVLFVLDTTGSMACLPQDDDVTCNNYVRDAGTTSFSRPADGNGSGNVSTVGYPGSTGFYVPEKSGSRMAALRTAVLSFYDTLASAADPSTNIRYGFVTYASSVNAGKAIMQMSPAYMVGGSGNANKVWNYQSRLRNGSNWTYQQMSYDVSMFVSQTSVTDPSKTSGNSSWPGCIEERFTTSGTTSFSQSNLPNDLNPDLIPTSDIRTQWKPAWSDVVYIRNAVASSSAGELLATATGYGGPAAVACGKPVSRLKTMTRNQVSNYVNATDFRALGGTYHDIGMIWGTRMLSTKGIFASDNGPWPGHNATNKVIVFLTDGDMSPNYTVYGAYGVEYFDRRISKTTDLDSATLKAYHNARFLAECTAAKSRNISVWTVSIDSAATSEMTKCATIPAQALYSTTGTGLADAFAAIAKQVAMLRITR, translated from the coding sequence GTGATCAGCGCCATGACGATGGTGCCGCTGATGGCCTTCTCCGGCTGTGCGGTCGATACCGCGCGCATGTATTTCGTGAAGATGCGGTTGCAGCAGGCGTGCGACGCCGGGGTGCTGGCGGGCCGCCGCTTCATGACCGACACGTCGATGGCGAACACCACGCTGGATTCGACCGCGCAGGCGCAGGCGAACGCCTTCTTCGCCAATAATTTCCGCACCGGCTGGTTCGGGGCGAAGTCGGTCGGCTTCACCCCGACGAAGACCAGCGAGGCGCAGGTCGCCGGCACCGCGGTCGCGATCGTGCCGATGACGATCATGTCGATGTTCGGCGTGCCCGCCCAGCAGATCAACGTCGCGTGCGAGGCGCGCTATGACGTCGCCGACACCGATGTCCTGTTCGTGCTCGATACCACCGGATCGATGGCCTGCCTGCCGCAGGACGACGACGTGACGTGTAACAACTATGTCCGCGATGCCGGCACGACGAGCTTCTCGCGCCCCGCCGACGGCAATGGCAGCGGCAATGTCAGCACGGTCGGTTATCCGGGCTCCACCGGCTTCTATGTGCCCGAAAAGAGCGGGTCGCGCATGGCGGCGCTGCGTACAGCGGTGCTCAGCTTCTACGATACGCTCGCGTCGGCGGCCGATCCTTCGACCAACATTCGCTATGGCTTCGTCACCTATGCGTCATCGGTGAATGCTGGCAAGGCGATCATGCAGATGTCGCCTGCTTATATGGTCGGCGGCAGCGGCAATGCGAACAAGGTCTGGAACTACCAGAGCCGTTTGCGCAACGGCAGCAACTGGACGTACCAGCAGATGAGCTACGACGTCAGCATGTTCGTCAGCCAGACCAGCGTGACCGACCCGAGCAAGACCAGTGGCAACAGCAGCTGGCCGGGCTGCATCGAGGAACGCTTCACCACGTCCGGCACGACATCGTTCAGCCAGTCGAACCTGCCGAACGACCTCAATCCCGATCTGATCCCGACCAGCGATATCCGCACCCAGTGGAAGCCGGCCTGGTCCGACGTCGTCTATATTCGCAACGCCGTGGCATCCTCGTCGGCCGGTGAGTTGCTGGCGACCGCCACCGGCTATGGCGGTCCGGCGGCCGTCGCATGCGGAAAGCCGGTGTCGCGTCTGAAGACGATGACGCGCAATCAGGTGTCCAATTACGTCAACGCGACGGACTTCCGCGCGCTGGGCGGCACCTATCACGATATCGGGATGATCTGGGGCACGCGGATGTTGTCGACCAAGGGCATCTTCGCGTCCGACAACGGCCCGTGGCCGGGCCATAACGCCACCAACAAGGTGATCGTGTTCCTGACCGACGGCGATATGTCGCCGAACTATACGGTGTACGGGGCCTATGGCGTCGAATATTTCGACCGCCGGATTTCCAAGACGACCGACCTCGATAGCGCCACGCTGAAGGCTTATCACAACGCCCGTTTCCTGGCCGAATGCACTGCAGCCAAATCGCGCAATATCAGCGTGTGGACGGTTTCGATCGATTCCGCGGCGACGAGCGAGATGACCAAGTGCGCGACCATCCCCGCGCAGGCGCTCTACAGCACCACCGGCACCGGGCTTGCGGACGCCTTTGCGGCGATCGCCAAGCAGGTTGCGATGCTCCGGATCACGCGATGA
- a CDS encoding helix-turn-helix domain-containing protein encodes MIKPSNETAQLLDQLKRVYKARGIRYADVARQIGVSEMTVKRAMAGRGLSVAMLEKMAAVAEIGIFDLAQMAREHSEPLPAMSAEQAQRLTAKPILFMTTFMLARHWPVRRIREEFGLDEVEMIRVLTELDGMGVIALHPLDRVKLLRGLRADDRATLSAQRVTHFFGRVDLTDGRNAWASGIARLSRASFAKIQQKIEAIEREIMQLTEDDLPLGTGDADWYALFCAIKPVALDEMMNAAGAPGDHDAVATISAGKSII; translated from the coding sequence ATGATCAAGCCTTCGAACGAGACGGCGCAGCTGCTCGATCAGTTGAAGCGCGTCTATAAGGCGCGCGGTATCCGCTATGCCGATGTGGCGCGTCAGATCGGCGTGTCGGAAATGACCGTGAAGCGCGCGATGGCCGGGCGGGGTCTGTCGGTCGCGATGCTCGAGAAGATGGCGGCGGTCGCCGAGATCGGCATCTTCGATCTGGCGCAGATGGCGCGCGAACATTCGGAGCCCTTGCCCGCGATGAGCGCCGAACAGGCGCAGCGCCTGACGGCCAAGCCGATCCTGTTCATGACCACGTTCATGCTGGCGCGGCACTGGCCGGTGCGGCGGATCCGCGAGGAGTTCGGGCTGGATGAGGTGGAGATGATCCGCGTGCTCACCGAACTGGACGGGATGGGCGTGATCGCGCTCCACCCGCTCGATCGGGTCAAGCTGTTGCGCGGCCTGCGGGCCGACGATCGCGCCACTTTATCCGCGCAGCGCGTGACGCATTTCTTCGGCCGCGTCGATCTGACCGACGGCCGCAATGCCTGGGCCAGCGGCATCGCCCGGCTGTCGAGGGCATCCTTCGCGAAGATCCAGCAGAAGATCGAGGCGATCGAGCGCGAGATCATGCAACTGACCGAGGATGATCTGCCGCTCGGCACCGGCGATGCCGACTGGTACGCCCTGTTCTGCGCGATCAAGCCGGTCGCGCTGGACGAGATGATGAATGCCGCCGGCGCGCCGGGCGATCACGATGCGGTAGCGACGATATCGGCCGGCAAAAGTATCATCTGA
- a CDS encoding SDR family NAD(P)-dependent oxidoreductase, which produces MGQNLELDGRVAVVTGASRGIGRAIAERLASAGATVVLAARSLSTSTDGLEGTIEEAVAAITARGGKAVAKACDVEDAASRAALIADTVADFGRIDILVNNAGRAMMNPAFVLNLANELSQAQQYLLGPLDLIINALPHMKAQGQGWIVNLGSSSAYPIDGYKDGDKLMSPGHAYYGALKAAVHRLTAGLAGELQEANIAVSAVAPVAAIATPGVTALGIVTPETAHWFEKVEHIAEATLALVTLPAKERTGVIAFSYQYLDTIGRSTMSLDGKTVIEARG; this is translated from the coding sequence ATGGGACAGAATCTGGAACTGGACGGCCGCGTCGCCGTCGTCACGGGCGCGAGCCGGGGGATCGGGCGCGCGATTGCGGAACGGCTGGCCTCGGCCGGCGCCACCGTTGTCCTCGCCGCGCGCAGCCTCTCCACCAGCACCGACGGGCTTGAAGGCACGATCGAGGAGGCGGTCGCGGCGATCACGGCGCGCGGCGGCAAGGCCGTCGCCAAGGCGTGCGACGTCGAGGATGCGGCGAGCCGCGCCGCGCTGATCGCCGACACGGTCGCCGATTTCGGGCGGATCGATATCCTCGTGAACAATGCCGGCCGCGCGATGATGAACCCGGCGTTCGTGCTCAACCTGGCCAACGAGCTGTCGCAGGCGCAGCAATATCTGCTCGGGCCGCTCGATCTGATCATCAATGCGCTGCCGCACATGAAGGCGCAGGGGCAAGGCTGGATCGTCAACCTCGGATCGAGCAGCGCCTATCCGATCGACGGTTACAAGGACGGCGACAAGCTGATGAGCCCCGGCCACGCTTATTACGGCGCGCTCAAGGCGGCGGTGCATCGGCTGACCGCCGGTCTGGCGGGCGAGCTTCAGGAGGCGAACATCGCGGTCAGCGCGGTAGCCCCCGTCGCCGCGATCGCGACCCCCGGCGTCACCGCGCTGGGCATCGTCACGCCGGAGACCGCGCACTGGTTCGAAAAGGTCGAACATATTGCGGAGGCGACGCTGGCGCTCGTCACCCTGCCGGCGAAGGAGCGGACCGGCGTGATCGCCTTCTCCTACCAATATCTCGACACGATCGGCCGGTCGACCATGTCGCTCGACGGCAAGACCGTCATCGAAGCACGGGGGTAA
- a CDS encoding Zn-ribbon domain-containing OB-fold protein, which produces MTAMPDAPARQLPALEKDNEAFWTGGANGALMICRCAACDLYIHPPLPQCPQCAGAVAPQAVSGRARVASYTINVQPWLPGMKVPFLFAAVELEEQKELYVMTNIVGCPVDQVTIGMPVSVVFEQHDDVWLPMFQPTEAPHAG; this is translated from the coding sequence ATGACCGCCATGCCAGACGCGCCGGCGCGCCAGTTGCCGGCGCTGGAAAAGGACAATGAAGCCTTCTGGACCGGAGGCGCCAACGGCGCGCTGATGATCTGCCGGTGCGCGGCGTGCGATCTCTACATCCATCCCCCGCTTCCCCAATGTCCGCAATGCGCAGGCGCGGTTGCGCCGCAGGCCGTTTCGGGGCGCGCGCGGGTCGCCAGCTATACGATCAACGTGCAGCCGTGGCTGCCGGGCATGAAGGTGCCCTTCCTCTTCGCGGCGGTCGAGCTGGAGGAGCAGAAGGAGCTTTACGTGATGACCAACATCGTCGGTTGCCCGGTCGATCAGGTCACGATCGGCATGCCCGTTTCGGTCGTGTTCGAACAGCATGACGATGTCTGGCTGCCGATGTTCCAGCCGACGGAGGCGCCCCATGCCGGTTGA
- a CDS encoding EthD domain-containing protein: MIKIISLLRRNPALTPEQFRTYWRETHVPLVRSLLPGLRHYEGCFPVDGALDGYDADAIVELAFDDRETMEREMNSPAFLCEERVRSSAYLLDLNSVRNILVETEDALKL; the protein is encoded by the coding sequence ATGATCAAGATCATCTCGCTCCTCCGCCGCAACCCGGCGCTGACACCTGAGCAATTCCGCACCTACTGGCGCGAAACGCACGTCCCGCTGGTCCGATCGCTATTGCCGGGCCTGCGCCATTATGAAGGCTGCTTCCCCGTCGACGGCGCGCTCGATGGTTATGACGCCGACGCGATCGTCGAACTCGCCTTCGACGATCGCGAGACGATGGAGCGCGAAATGAACAGCCCCGCCTTCCTCTGCGAGGAACGCGTGCGCAGCAGCGCCTATCTGCTCGATCTCAACTCGGTGCGGAACATCCTGGTCGAGACCGAGGATGCGCTGAAGCTTTAG